One segment of Mycolicibacterium baixiangningiae DNA contains the following:
- a CDS encoding CdaR family transcriptional regulator, which translates to MPKKGMRMLGNALAQQIADDITDVIGRNVLITDENGIVLGSGDGSRVGQFHEASVEVIRSRRTIAHSSDDVRGLVGTLPGVTIPLVTDDRVVGTIGLSGPPDEVEQFGLLVKRQTEILMQEAARIGLRMTRERATTELLAEICEWHHSRVPTARLLRRGRTLGHDLTLPRRVVLIQWDDQDAWHREIGSDDISRLIRRVFDSDDDLVAPLSRTVVALATPDGPASPSLRGRCGELLTAAADRGLLLRAAIGSPASGIAALNISARDAYDAMQVGPGAQPGVRIHPIDEVRLHQALSVVPIDSRRRLTEGLLGPLLADRDWDALRDTLIAWGDSAFNATRAADRLHVHRNTLIYRLEKVARTLDRSLTEPGLATALYVTCVLDRLAHAHGERASNPT; encoded by the coding sequence ATGCCCAAAAAGGGGATGCGGATGCTCGGGAACGCGCTGGCGCAGCAGATCGCCGACGACATCACCGACGTGATCGGCCGCAACGTGCTGATCACCGACGAGAACGGCATCGTCCTGGGCAGCGGCGACGGATCCCGGGTCGGGCAGTTCCACGAGGCATCGGTCGAGGTGATCCGCAGCCGGCGCACGATCGCACACTCCAGCGACGATGTCCGCGGACTCGTCGGGACCCTGCCGGGCGTGACGATTCCGCTGGTGACCGACGACCGCGTGGTCGGCACGATCGGGCTGTCCGGGCCACCCGACGAGGTCGAGCAGTTCGGGCTCCTGGTGAAGCGCCAGACCGAGATCCTGATGCAGGAGGCGGCGCGCATCGGCCTGCGGATGACCCGCGAACGCGCCACCACCGAACTGCTCGCCGAGATCTGCGAGTGGCACCACTCCCGCGTGCCGACGGCTCGGCTGCTGCGCCGCGGCCGCACTCTCGGGCACGACCTGACACTGCCGCGCCGGGTCGTGCTGATCCAGTGGGACGACCAGGACGCGTGGCACCGCGAGATCGGCTCCGACGACATCAGCCGTCTGATCCGGCGCGTGTTCGACTCGGACGACGACCTCGTCGCCCCGCTTTCGCGGACCGTGGTCGCGCTGGCCACCCCCGACGGTCCAGCCAGCCCCTCGCTGCGCGGTCGCTGCGGTGAGCTGCTGACCGCCGCCGCGGACCGCGGGCTGCTGCTGCGGGCAGCGATCGGGTCGCCCGCGTCCGGCATCGCCGCGCTGAACATCTCGGCGCGGGACGCCTACGACGCGATGCAGGTCGGTCCCGGCGCGCAACCCGGCGTCCGGATCCACCCGATCGACGAGGTGCGGTTGCACCAGGCACTGTCGGTGGTCCCGATCGACTCCCGGCGCCGTCTCACGGAAGGTCTGCTCGGGCCGCTGCTCGCCGACCGGGACTGGGACGCGCTGCGGGACACGCTGATCGCCTGGGGGGACAGCGCGTTCAATGCCACCAGGGCCGCCGATCGCCTGCACGTGCATCGCAACACCCTGATCTACCGCCTGGAGAAGGTGGCCCGCACCCTGGACCGGTCGCTGACCGAACCGGGGCTGGCGACCGCGCTGTACGTGACGTGCGTCCTCGACCGCCTGGCGCACGCCCACGGTGAACGCGCCT
- a CDS encoding sodium:solute symporter family protein translates to MTPLDWVLLAGYFALLILIGVQTMRRVKNPDDFAVAGNRIVWPVFFGSLAAAFLGGGASIGIAGATMRDGYVYMFAFCAFGIQTLLVGWFIAPRLKHYRGAHTVGDVMAEHYGKPTRIVTGVLSVALCAGILGAQALAIGTIVNATLDVPTVPAVIIGMGIVVLYSAFGGAWAVIQTDMLQFVFLGVFLPVALLIGLNAVGGPGSLLDRVPADHLSLLGDYTPLTFLTLFVAFLLGETLVPPYAQRTFSTPDSRHARIGFTMAGIFSFCFYFVAASIGLIALVLYPDIETDQALPTVVMNLMPIGILGLVVAALLAVVMSTASSYLNSTAVVLTKDVYQPLRKTPVTPARRLTIERVTSVVVGAAATTFALSVPSIVDALLYSYTLWAPTIIVPLIGAVMFGVRSAPAALAAIAVGALVTAVWQWGLDAPFGLEDGLIPGVLANLVVFVGVAAATAHRYPRRRQPALVAQGEPA, encoded by the coding sequence ATGACACCCCTCGACTGGGTCCTGCTCGCGGGCTACTTCGCGCTGCTGATCCTCATCGGCGTCCAGACCATGCGCCGGGTGAAGAACCCCGACGACTTCGCCGTCGCGGGCAACCGGATCGTCTGGCCCGTCTTCTTCGGCAGCCTCGCCGCGGCGTTCCTCGGCGGCGGCGCGTCGATCGGCATCGCCGGCGCCACGATGCGCGACGGCTACGTCTACATGTTCGCGTTCTGCGCGTTCGGGATCCAGACCCTGCTCGTGGGGTGGTTCATCGCGCCCCGCCTCAAGCACTACCGCGGTGCCCACACCGTCGGTGACGTGATGGCCGAGCATTACGGCAAGCCCACCCGGATCGTGACCGGGGTGCTGTCGGTCGCACTGTGCGCGGGCATCCTCGGGGCCCAGGCCCTGGCGATCGGCACGATCGTCAACGCGACCCTCGACGTCCCCACGGTGCCCGCGGTGATCATCGGTATGGGCATCGTGGTGCTGTACTCGGCGTTCGGCGGCGCCTGGGCGGTGATCCAGACCGACATGCTGCAGTTCGTCTTCCTCGGCGTGTTCCTCCCGGTGGCACTGTTGATCGGGTTGAACGCCGTGGGCGGGCCCGGCTCGCTGCTCGACCGGGTCCCCGCCGATCACCTCTCCCTGCTCGGTGACTACACCCCGCTGACGTTCCTCACCCTGTTCGTCGCCTTTCTGCTCGGCGAGACGCTGGTGCCGCCGTACGCCCAGCGCACGTTCTCCACACCCGACTCCCGCCACGCCCGAATCGGTTTCACCATGGCCGGGATCTTCTCGTTCTGCTTCTACTTCGTCGCGGCGTCGATCGGCCTGATCGCGCTGGTGCTCTACCCCGACATCGAGACCGACCAGGCGCTGCCCACCGTCGTGATGAACCTGATGCCCATCGGCATCCTGGGTCTGGTGGTCGCCGCCCTGCTCGCGGTGGTGATGTCCACGGCGAGTTCGTATCTCAACTCGACGGCGGTCGTGCTGACCAAGGACGTCTACCAACCGTTGCGGAAAACGCCGGTCACGCCCGCGCGGCGACTGACCATCGAACGCGTCACCAGCGTCGTGGTGGGTGCGGCGGCCACGACCTTCGCGCTGAGCGTGCCGTCGATCGTCGACGCCCTGCTCTACAGCTACACCCTGTGGGCGCCCACGATCATCGTGCCGCTGATCGGGGCGGTGATGTTCGGGGTGCGGTCCGCCCCGGCGGCGCTGGCCGCGATCGCGGTGGGCGCTCTGGTCACCGCCGTCTGGCAGTGGGGACTCGACGCGCCGTTCGGCCTCGAGGACGGGCTGATCCCCGGTGTACTGGCCAACCTCGTGGTGTTCGTCGGCGTCGCCGCGGCCACCGCACACCGCTACCCCCGGCGGCGCCAACCCGCCCTCGTCGCGCAAGGAGAGCCCGCATGA
- a CDS encoding D-amino acid dehydrogenase — protein MRVAVIGAGVVGVATAHALAERGHEVAVYDRRTEIASDTSASTGGLIAPGHSYAWASPSAPVMLMRSLLGADTSIRVRPRADAALIRWGLRFLRECTPARSRTNTLAKFALAEYSQRLTDEVAAREGIEFCHTDRGVLYLYRDESELAAAERKSALLREHGRVQKTLTPDEIAAVEPALAHGRNGFAGAIHDVTDASGDPQRFAAGLAEACRRLGVEFHLGTDVTGMVTDGSRVTHVSTPDGDIRADAIVVAAGAASPLLTRTMGVSIPVYPAKGYSITAPVKDPARAPRLGGIDERTLVAWSPFGDEIRMSATAEFVGYDRSFTPADFAGILAAGEELFPGVVDWDNAHYRTGLRPMTPDGPPLIGPGTHENLYFNTGHGHIGWTMACGSARMLADLMEGRRPDIDPTPYAPVTHRRHPR, from the coding sequence ATGAGGGTCGCCGTCATCGGGGCCGGCGTCGTCGGCGTGGCCACCGCGCACGCGCTGGCCGAACGCGGACACGAGGTCGCCGTCTACGACCGCCGCACCGAGATCGCATCGGACACGTCGGCATCCACCGGTGGTCTCATCGCCCCCGGGCACTCCTACGCCTGGGCCTCCCCGAGCGCACCGGTCATGCTGATGCGCTCCCTGCTGGGCGCCGACACGTCGATCCGGGTCAGACCGCGCGCCGACGCCGCGTTGATCCGGTGGGGCCTGCGCTTCCTGCGGGAGTGCACACCGGCGCGGTCGCGAACCAATACGCTCGCCAAGTTCGCGCTCGCCGAGTACAGCCAGCGCCTGACCGACGAGGTCGCCGCCCGCGAGGGCATCGAGTTCTGCCACACCGACCGCGGCGTGCTGTACCTGTACCGCGACGAATCGGAATTGGCTGCCGCCGAACGCAAATCAGCGCTACTGCGGGAGCACGGCCGGGTACAGAAGACCCTGACGCCCGACGAAATCGCCGCGGTGGAACCCGCATTGGCACACGGCCGCAACGGATTCGCCGGGGCCATCCACGACGTGACGGACGCCAGCGGTGACCCGCAACGCTTCGCCGCCGGGCTCGCCGAGGCGTGCCGCCGGCTCGGCGTCGAATTCCACCTGGGCACCGACGTCACCGGCATGGTCACCGACGGCTCCAGGGTCACCCATGTCAGCACGCCCGACGGGGACATCCGTGCCGACGCGATCGTGGTGGCCGCCGGTGCCGCCAGCCCGCTGCTGACCCGCACCATGGGCGTGTCGATCCCGGTCTATCCAGCGAAGGGATACTCGATCACCGCCCCCGTCAAGGATCCGGCCCGTGCCCCGCGACTCGGAGGCATCGACGAACGCACGCTCGTCGCGTGGTCGCCCTTCGGCGACGAGATCCGGATGTCGGCCACCGCCGAATTCGTGGGCTACGACCGCAGTTTCACCCCGGCCGACTTCGCGGGCATCCTCGCTGCCGGCGAAGAGCTGTTCCCCGGTGTCGTCGACTGGGACAACGCCCACTACCGCACCGGGTTGCGCCCGATGACCCCGGACGGGCCGCCGCTGATCGGCCCGGGAACCCACGAGAACCTCTACTTCAACACGGGGCACGGCCACATCGGCTGGACGATGGCCTGCGGGTCGGCGCGCATGCTCGCCGATCTGATGGAGGGCCGCCGCCCCGACATCGATCCCACTCCGTATGCCCCCGTGACGCACCGCCGCCACCCCCGCTGA
- a CDS encoding class I SAM-dependent RNA methyltransferase, with the protein MSESDTPQELTLQAGPPANGGSCVARHDGRVVFVRHALPGETVRVRVQSDRGSYWHADVIEVLEPSADRIASLCPIAGVDGAGCCDLAFVTPEGARRLKGAVVANQLARLGGYQWCDEDQASAEAIGDGAATGWRTRVRLDTGADGAAGFHRYHSADLVTDLRCAQLPPGLLDEVDLWRFPPGAHVHVVLDDDGARHVVQSGPRTGRGAPTTVVSGSYEATQRIGQRTWRVPVTAFWQAHRDAARRYSELVAHWAALQPGQTAWDLYGGAGVFAAALAEQVGDGGRVLTVDTSRAAGRSARAALADLSQVSVVTDSVRRALSAERRAADVAVLDPPRAGAGREIIDLISTAGVPRIIHIGCEAASFARDVGLYLRAGYTVEEVRVFDSFPLTHHVECVAVLTR; encoded by the coding sequence GTGAGCGAATCCGATACGCCCCAGGAACTCACTCTGCAGGCCGGCCCACCCGCCAACGGCGGCAGTTGCGTGGCGCGCCACGACGGCCGTGTGGTGTTCGTCCGCCATGCGCTGCCGGGGGAGACGGTGCGGGTGCGGGTGCAGTCCGACCGCGGCTCCTACTGGCACGCCGACGTGATCGAGGTGCTCGAGCCATCCGCCGACCGCATCGCCTCGCTGTGCCCGATCGCCGGTGTCGACGGGGCCGGCTGCTGCGATCTGGCATTCGTCACCCCGGAGGGAGCGCGGCGGCTCAAGGGCGCCGTGGTCGCCAATCAGCTGGCCCGACTGGGCGGATACCAGTGGTGTGACGAGGACCAGGCGAGCGCCGAAGCCATCGGCGACGGTGCGGCGACGGGTTGGCGTACCCGGGTCCGGCTGGACACCGGTGCCGACGGCGCGGCCGGCTTCCACCGCTATCACAGCGCGGACCTGGTCACCGATCTGCGCTGTGCGCAGCTGCCGCCCGGGCTGCTCGACGAAGTGGATCTGTGGCGATTCCCGCCGGGTGCCCATGTCCACGTCGTGCTCGACGACGACGGCGCCCGCCACGTGGTGCAGAGTGGCCCGCGCACGGGCCGGGGCGCACCGACGACGGTGGTGTCGGGCAGCTACGAGGCGACCCAGCGCATCGGGCAACGGACGTGGCGGGTGCCGGTGACCGCGTTCTGGCAGGCCCATCGCGACGCCGCGCGCCGCTACAGCGAGCTGGTCGCCCACTGGGCCGCGCTGCAGCCGGGGCAGACGGCGTGGGATCTGTACGGGGGCGCAGGCGTTTTCGCGGCGGCGCTGGCCGAGCAGGTAGGCGACGGTGGCCGGGTGTTGACGGTGGACACCTCGCGGGCGGCGGGCCGGTCGGCGCGCGCCGCGCTGGCCGACCTGAGTCAGGTCTCCGTCGTCACCGATTCGGTGCGCCGGGCATTGTCGGCCGAGCGTCGCGCCGCCGACGTGGCGGTGCTCGACCCGCCGCGCGCGGGCGCCGGCCGCGAGATCATCGACCTGATCAGCACCGCGGGTGTGCCGCGAATAATCCACATCGGCTGCGAAGCCGCGTCTTTCGCGCGCGACGTCGGGCTGTACCTGCGGGCCGGCTACACGGTCGAGGAGGTACGGGTCTTCGACTCGTTCCCGCTCACCCACCACGTGGAATGTGTGGCGGTGCTGACCCGCTGA
- a CDS encoding APC family permease yields the protein MDLVSKLSTAARRLVLGRPFRSDRLSHTLLPKRVALPVFASDALSSVAYAPEEIFLVLSIAGMSAITMTPWIGLAVAGVMLIVIASYRQNVHAYPSGGGDYEVVTTNLGNTAGLTVASALLVDYVLTVAVSMSSAMSNIGSAVPFIGQHKVLFAVAAILLLASINLRGIRESGTAFAIPTYAFMIGMYIMLGWGMFQIYVLGEPLRAESADFTVNSEHGDVLGFAMVFLIARAFSSGCAALTGVEAISNGVPAFRKPKSRNAATTLLLLGVVAVSLFMGIIMLAKETGVKIADRPAEQLVGAPADYEQKTLIAQLADAVFHNFPLGLYLIAGVTALILVLAANTAYNGFPVLGSILAQDRYLPRALHTRGDRLAFSNGILFLALAAVAFVVAFQAQVTALIQLYIVGVFVSFTLSQVGMVRHWTRLLRTETDPMVRSRMVRSRVINGIGLSCTGTVLIIVVVTKFVAGAWIAILAMAGLFALMKAIRKHYDTVSRELEQQEAEEGEDIVLPSRNHAVVLVSRLHLPTMRALAYARATRPDVLEAITVSVDDADTRALVHQWEDSDVTVPLKVIASPYREITRPVLDYVKRVTKESPRTVVTVFIPEYVVGHWWEQLLHNQSALRLKGRLLFMPNVMVTSVPWQLNSSERLKTLEPQSAPGDARRGFLE from the coding sequence TTGGACCTCGTGTCCAAGCTTTCAACCGCGGCACGGCGGCTCGTGCTCGGGCGGCCGTTCCGCAGCGACCGGTTGTCCCACACGCTTCTGCCCAAGCGGGTGGCGCTGCCGGTCTTCGCCTCCGATGCGCTGTCATCGGTGGCGTACGCGCCGGAGGAGATCTTCCTCGTGCTGTCGATCGCCGGTATGTCGGCGATCACGATGACGCCGTGGATCGGCCTCGCGGTGGCCGGGGTGATGCTCATCGTGATCGCGAGCTACCGGCAGAACGTGCACGCCTATCCCTCGGGCGGCGGTGACTACGAGGTGGTCACCACCAACCTGGGCAACACCGCCGGCCTCACGGTGGCCAGCGCCCTGCTCGTGGACTACGTACTGACCGTGGCGGTGTCGATGTCGTCGGCGATGTCGAACATCGGCTCGGCGGTGCCGTTCATCGGACAGCACAAGGTGCTCTTCGCGGTGGCCGCGATCCTGCTGCTCGCGTCGATCAACCTGCGCGGCATCCGCGAATCCGGTACCGCGTTCGCGATTCCGACCTACGCCTTCATGATCGGCATGTACATCATGCTGGGCTGGGGGATGTTCCAGATCTACGTCCTCGGCGAGCCGCTGCGCGCGGAATCCGCCGACTTCACCGTCAACTCCGAGCACGGGGACGTGCTCGGCTTCGCGATGGTGTTCCTGATCGCGCGCGCATTCTCCTCCGGCTGCGCGGCGCTGACCGGTGTGGAGGCCATCAGCAACGGCGTGCCGGCGTTCCGCAAACCCAAGTCCCGCAACGCCGCAACCACGCTGCTCCTGCTGGGGGTGGTCGCGGTGTCGCTGTTCATGGGAATCATCATGCTGGCCAAGGAAACCGGGGTGAAGATCGCCGATCGCCCGGCCGAACAGCTCGTCGGGGCGCCGGCGGACTACGAGCAGAAGACGCTGATCGCCCAGCTCGCCGACGCCGTCTTCCACAACTTCCCGCTGGGGCTCTACCTGATCGCCGGGGTCACCGCGCTCATCCTGGTTCTCGCCGCCAACACGGCGTACAACGGGTTCCCCGTGCTCGGTTCGATTCTCGCCCAGGACCGCTACCTGCCGCGCGCACTGCACACGCGCGGTGACCGGTTGGCCTTCTCCAACGGCATCCTGTTCCTGGCGCTGGCCGCGGTCGCATTCGTCGTGGCCTTCCAGGCGCAGGTCACCGCGCTGATCCAGCTCTACATCGTGGGGGTGTTCGTCTCGTTCACGTTGAGCCAGGTCGGCATGGTGAGGCACTGGACCAGGTTGTTGCGCACCGAGACCGATCCGATGGTGCGCAGCAGAATGGTCCGGTCCCGGGTGATCAACGGCATCGGGTTGTCGTGCACCGGAACCGTGTTGATCATCGTGGTGGTGACGAAGTTCGTCGCGGGCGCGTGGATCGCGATCCTGGCCATGGCGGGTCTGTTCGCGCTGATGAAAGCGATCCGCAAGCACTACGACACGGTCTCGCGCGAACTCGAACAGCAAGAGGCCGAAGAGGGCGAGGACATCGTGCTGCCGAGCCGCAACCACGCGGTGGTGCTGGTGTCCAGACTGCATCTGCCGACCATGCGGGCGCTGGCCTACGCGCGCGCCACCCGGCCCGATGTGCTCGAGGCCATCACCGTCAGCGTCGACGACGCCGATACGCGTGCGCTGGTGCACCAGTGGGAGGACAGCGACGTCACCGTGCCGCTGAAGGTGATCGCCTCGCCCTACCGCGAGATCACCCGTCCGGTGCTCGATTACGTGAAGCGGGTCACCAAGGAATCCCCGCGTACGGTCGTCACCGTGTTCATCCCGGAATACGTCGTCGGCCACTGGTGGGAACAGTTGTTGCACAACCAGAGCGCGCTGCGGCTCAAGGGCAGGTTGCTCTTCATGCCGAACGTGATGGTGACTTCGGTGCCGTGGCAGCTGAATTCCTCCGAGCGGCTCAAGACCCTGGAACCGCAGTCGGCACCGGGCGACGCCCGAAGGGGTTTCCTGGAGTGA
- a CDS encoding potassium channel family protein yields MRVVVMGCGRVGASLSDSLSRIGHDVAVIDRDSTAFHRLSPEFAGERVLGMGFDRDVLLRAGIEEASAFAAVSSGDNSNIISARVARETFGVERVVARIYDAKRAAVYERLGIPTVATVPWTTDRLLNVLTRETETTKWRDPSGNVGVAELPLHEDWAGHRVTELEAATGGRVAFLIRFGSGLLPDPKTVIQAGDQVYIAAVAGHIAEAMAISALPPSEDDS; encoded by the coding sequence GTGCGTGTAGTGGTGATGGGGTGCGGTCGGGTGGGGGCATCCCTGTCCGACAGCCTGTCGCGGATCGGCCATGACGTGGCGGTCATCGACCGGGACAGCACGGCCTTCCACCGGCTCAGTCCCGAGTTCGCGGGCGAGCGGGTGTTGGGCATGGGGTTCGACCGCGACGTGCTGTTGCGCGCCGGTATCGAAGAGGCGAGCGCGTTCGCGGCGGTGTCCTCGGGCGACAACTCGAACATCATCTCCGCGCGTGTCGCACGCGAGACGTTCGGCGTGGAGCGCGTGGTGGCCCGCATCTACGATGCGAAACGCGCCGCCGTCTACGAACGTCTCGGCATCCCGACCGTCGCCACCGTGCCGTGGACCACCGACCGGTTGCTCAACGTGCTGACTCGGGAGACCGAGACCACCAAGTGGCGGGACCCGTCGGGCAACGTCGGGGTGGCCGAGCTTCCGCTGCACGAGGATTGGGCCGGCCACCGGGTCACCGAACTCGAGGCGGCCACCGGCGGGCGGGTGGCGTTCCTCATCCGCTTCGGCAGCGGGTTGCTGCCGGACCCCAAGACCGTCATCCAGGCCGGCGACCAGGTGTACATCGCCGCCGTGGCCGGTCACATCGCGGAGGCGATGGCGATCAGTGCGTTGCCGCCCAGTGAGGACGACTCGTGA
- a CDS encoding potassium channel family protein gives MKVAIAGAGAVGRSIARELLESNHEVTLLERNPDHVDIDAIPAAHWRLGDACEISVLESVHLEEFDVVIGATGDDKVNVVVSLLAKSEFGVARVVARVNDPRNEWLFDENWGVDVAVSTPRMLASLVEEAVAVGDLVRLMEFRKGQASLVEITLPDDTPWGGKPVKRLELPRDSALVTILRGSRVIVPEADEPLEGGDELLFVASTDVEDELSRLLLHPKQR, from the coding sequence GTGAAGGTAGCAATCGCCGGGGCCGGTGCCGTCGGCCGATCGATCGCGCGCGAACTCCTCGAGAGCAATCACGAGGTGACCCTGCTCGAACGCAATCCCGACCATGTCGACATCGACGCCATTCCGGCCGCGCACTGGCGGCTCGGAGACGCCTGCGAGATCTCGGTGCTCGAATCGGTGCACCTCGAGGAGTTCGACGTCGTCATCGGCGCCACCGGCGACGACAAGGTCAACGTGGTGGTCAGCCTGCTCGCCAAGTCCGAGTTCGGGGTCGCCCGGGTGGTCGCCCGCGTCAACGATCCGCGAAACGAGTGGCTGTTCGACGAGAACTGGGGCGTCGACGTCGCGGTGTCGACCCCGCGGATGCTGGCCTCCCTGGTCGAGGAAGCCGTCGCCGTCGGTGATCTGGTGCGGCTCATGGAGTTTCGCAAGGGTCAGGCCAGCCTCGTGGAGATCACGCTGCCCGACGACACACCATGGGGCGGAAAGCCCGTCAAACGCCTCGAACTGCCGCGGGATTCAGCGCTGGTGACGATCCTGCGCGGCTCACGGGTGATCGTGCCCGAGGCCGACGAACCACTCGAAGGGGGCGACGAGCTGTTGTTCGTGGCGTCCACCGACGTCGAGGACGAGCTGAGTCGCCTGCTGTTGCATCCCAAACAGCGTTGA